A region from the Carcharodon carcharias isolate sCarCar2 chromosome 29, sCarCar2.pri, whole genome shotgun sequence genome encodes:
- the xrcc1 gene encoding DNA repair protein XRCC1, which yields MPEIKLQHVVSCSSEDSTHKADNLLKPDTYRKWKCSELGEKQASVILQFEKAEHIHRIDVGNEGSAFVEVLVGNSTSACEQDFEVILVSSFFMSPTESRSGTTLNRVRMFGPDKLAKAALSKKWDRVKVVCTQPYSKNLAYGLSFIRFYSTPDDAEKLAGPSSPKITKLGQFVVKEEEGSGNSLKPGSLFFSRASRPQLSPPTATSSPSQSDKPMASYAAAALQASGVASPSSSLAPKEKSAAKPGPSSPSPKQPTPGKRKFDFPKEKTGGLPVKKESSGEGSESSSKKTSPLVSATKKIKGLEKEKPAFP from the exons ATGCCTGAGATCAAACTGCAACACGTCGTCTCCTGCAGCAGTGAAGACTCG ACTCACAAGGCTGACAACCTGCTGAAGCCAGACACTTACAGGAAATGGAAATGTTCCGAACTGGGGGAGAAACAGGCGTCTGTCATCCTTCAG TTTGAGAAGGCTGAACATATTCACCGCATTGATGTTGGCAATGAGGGCTCTGCCTTCGTGGAGGTGTTGGTGGGGAACTCTACTTCAGCCTGCGAGCAGGATTTTGAG GTCATCCTCGTATCCTCCTTCTTCATGTCTCCGACCGAGAGTCGGAGCGGCACGACCCTCAACCGAGTCCGCATGTTTGGCCCCGACAAACTGGCCAAAGCTGCCCTGAGCAAGAAATGGGACCGTGTTAAAGTGGTCTGCACCCAGCCCTACAGCAAG AATTTGGCGTATGGCCTCTCATTCATCAGGTTTTACTCCACTCCAGACGACGCTGAAAAGCTTGCTGGTCCCTCCTCACCG AAGATCACCAAACTGGGTCAGTTTGTTgtgaaggaggaggaagggagcggGAACAGTCTAAAGCCAGGCAGCTTGTTTTTCAGCCGGGCTAGCAGACCCCAGCTCAGTCCACCCACAG CCACCTCTTCTCCATCGCAAAGCGACAAGCCCATGGCAAGCTACGCGGCAGCAGCTTTGCAGGCGAGTGGTGTCGCGTCTCCGAGCTCTTCGCTTGCACCCAAGGAGAAATCTGCAGCAAAGCCTGGCCCCAGCTCGCCTTCTCCAAAG CAGCCAACTCCAGGAAAAAGGAAGTTTGATTTTCCAAAGGAGAAGACGGGAGGCCTTCCCGTCAAAAAAGAGAGCTCCGGGGAAGGATCTGAATCTTCGAGTAAGAAGACCAGCCCGCTGGTGTCTGCGACGAAGAAAATCAAAG